A DNA window from Aminipila luticellarii contains the following coding sequences:
- a CDS encoding nucleoside triphosphate pyrophosphohydrolase family protein, giving the protein MELNKYQKSALRTADKLEDDELILNGVMGLNGEAGECIDIVKKALFQGHLLDDEKLLDELGDVLWYVAITAEGIGATLDEVAQHNIDKLNKRYPEGFDIQHSVNREF; this is encoded by the coding sequence ATGGAATTAAATAAATACCAAAAATCTGCATTAAGAACAGCTGACAAATTGGAAGATGATGAACTAATATTGAATGGCGTTATGGGATTAAACGGAGAAGCTGGAGAATGCATTGACATTGTGAAAAAAGCTTTATTTCAAGGTCACCTACTGGATGATGAAAAGTTACTTGATGAACTGGGTGATGTACTGTGGTATGTAGCAATAACGGCAGAGGGAATAGGAGCAACGCTCGATGAAGTAGCACAGCATAATATCGACAAATTAAATAAAAGATACCCTGAGGGATTTGATATACAGCATAGTGTCAACCGCGAGTTTTGA
- a CDS encoding RusA family crossover junction endodeoxyribonuclease, which translates to MMKKMESINFTIPLDPKTKKNSMQPRLARNGKFLGMMQSETYQRYERDCLKAIPPKVRIHIGEPVNIKAIYYRQTKRKVDITNLHSALHDVLVKAGVIVDDNSLIVIGTDGSRVKYDKNNPRTEVFIEPAMDETCQVAMKMEEDW; encoded by the coding sequence ATGATGAAGAAGATGGAGAGTATTAATTTTACCATTCCTCTGGATCCAAAAACAAAAAAGAACAGTATGCAGCCCAGGCTTGCCCGAAATGGAAAGTTCCTTGGAATGATGCAAAGTGAAACTTATCAGAGATATGAGAGGGACTGCCTTAAGGCGATCCCTCCAAAAGTAAGGATACATATTGGGGAGCCGGTGAATATAAAAGCCATTTATTACAGGCAGACAAAGCGCAAAGTGGACATTACTAATTTGCATTCAGCCTTGCATGATGTATTGGTAAAGGCCGGAGTAATAGTGGATGATAATAGTCTGATTGTGATCGGTACTGATGGCAGCAGGGTGAAGTATGATAAAAACAATCCGAGAACGGAGGTATTTATAGAGCCGGCAATGGATGAAACTTGCCAGGTTGCTATGAAAATGGAGGAGGACTGGTAA
- a CDS encoding ATP-binding protein, protein MEITYEQRLQRFVDKFNEEEGDLTDYDCRKCRNKGVVAIIEDGIEKHRDCECMAIRKSLRLIKKSGLGHLLKMCTFESYDAEEPWQQQIKEKAQVFIKSKNKVFFIGGQVGAGKTHICTAIVGKFLQTSKAARYMMWRDVSTRLKAVVTTDEYSKQLDDFKRVEILYIDDLFKTEQGKFPTAADVNIAFELLNYRYNNELITIISSEKTVDEILEIDEACGSRIVQRAGEFCFNISKDTSKNMRLKGGLKK, encoded by the coding sequence ATGGAAATTACCTATGAGCAGCGATTGCAGCGATTTGTAGATAAGTTTAACGAAGAAGAAGGAGATCTGACGGACTATGATTGCAGAAAGTGCAGGAATAAAGGTGTGGTCGCTATCATAGAGGATGGAATTGAAAAGCACCGTGATTGCGAATGTATGGCGATAAGAAAATCTTTAAGGCTGATCAAGAAAAGCGGGCTCGGACATTTGCTGAAGATGTGCACTTTTGAATCGTATGATGCTGAAGAACCTTGGCAGCAGCAAATCAAAGAAAAAGCACAGGTCTTTATCAAGAGTAAGAATAAAGTATTTTTTATTGGTGGTCAGGTTGGAGCTGGAAAAACGCATATCTGTACAGCGATAGTAGGAAAGTTCCTGCAGACATCGAAAGCTGCCAGATATATGATGTGGCGTGATGTGTCAACAAGGCTAAAGGCGGTTGTAACAACAGATGAATACAGCAAGCAGCTGGATGATTTTAAGAGAGTAGAGATACTTTACATAGATGATTTATTTAAAACGGAGCAAGGGAAATTTCCTACAGCCGCAGATGTAAATATTGCATTTGAATTGCTCAATTATCGCTACAATAACGAATTAATAACCATCATTTCCAGTGAGAAAACAGTTGATGAAATATTGGAAATTGACGAGGCTTGTGGCAGCAGAATCGTTCAGAGAGCGGGAGAATTCTGCTTTAATATCAGCAAGGATACGTCAAAAAATATGAGATTAAAGGGAGGATTAAAAAAATGA
- a CDS encoding DUF4373 domain-containing protein, producing MARPTKDGIDYFPLDVGFLQDKKIKLIKGEFGAKGLMVALQIFCSIYEERGYFTTCDDDDCILMAEAVGCGCDPNFIRQVVQGCLRRSLFDQRIFEVFGVLTSRGIQRRYLRALSTRDNINIVEEYWLLNINDKEDVPASISKKITFKKVSLQNNPVSLQKNEVNLQINPQSKVKQSKEKKSKVKNTFKPPVLQEVIAYAKERESPVDPKQFYDFFTAGDWHDSNGKPVKSWKQKFITWEKFTKKGDGNGDKEPAKPEGNTQAYGNYL from the coding sequence TTGGCGCGACCAACTAAAGATGGAATTGATTACTTCCCTCTTGATGTGGGTTTCTTGCAAGATAAAAAAATAAAGCTGATTAAAGGTGAATTTGGAGCAAAAGGATTAATGGTAGCACTGCAAATCTTTTGTTCCATCTATGAAGAAAGAGGATACTTTACAACATGCGATGACGATGACTGCATTCTTATGGCGGAAGCTGTTGGGTGTGGTTGCGATCCAAACTTCATAAGGCAGGTAGTGCAGGGGTGCCTCCGACGTTCTTTGTTCGATCAAAGGATTTTTGAGGTGTTCGGTGTGCTGACCTCCCGGGGTATCCAGCGGAGATACTTAAGAGCATTAAGTACACGAGATAATATCAACATAGTAGAGGAATACTGGCTGCTGAACATCAATGATAAAGAGGATGTTCCGGCAAGTATTTCTAAAAAAATTACCTTCAAAAAGGTTTCTTTGCAAAATAACCCTGTTTCTTTACAAAAAAACGAAGTTAATTTACAAATTAATCCCCAAAGTAAAGTAAAGCAAAGTAAAGAAAAGAAAAGTAAAGTAAAGAATACATTTAAGCCTCCGGTTTTGCAGGAAGTGATCGCTTATGCAAAAGAAAGAGAAAGTCCTGTAGATCCAAAGCAATTTTATGACTTCTTTACTGCAGGGGATTGGCATGACAGTAATGGAAAACCGGTGAAGAGCTGGAAACAGAAGTTTATTACTTGGGAGAAATTTACAAAGAAAGGTGATGGAAATGGAGATAAAGAGCCTGCAAAACCTGAGGGAAATACACAAGCCTATGGAAATTACCTATGA
- a CDS encoding PD-(D/E)XK nuclease-like domain-containing protein, whose protein sequence is MKLTRDNYYTNEADKEYLSCSQYDAFMECEAKALASLQGRFQRKESEAFLVGNYFHTHFEGEEAHQQFCQEHFGDIYKTKTTKARGLEVVGKYAPFELADKMIATAEKDPAIKRLIDMPGENEKIITGKLFGVYPWKIRLDKYIPDTRMIIDWKTVANIWETAWNPEYGKRVTFVENYGYLMRAAVYMEIEKQFTGKNVDPYFILVCLSKQDPPDKEIVCLNHRQRLDLELDKLYERIGHIQRIKSGEIKPKRCGVCDYCRGTKRITGAIEYFKLEPGHRDPRVEDYALNG, encoded by the coding sequence ATGAAGCTAACCAGGGATAACTATTATACCAATGAAGCGGATAAAGAGTATTTGTCCTGTTCCCAGTATGATGCATTTATGGAGTGTGAGGCTAAAGCATTAGCCTCCCTTCAGGGCAGATTTCAGAGAAAGGAATCTGAAGCGTTCTTGGTGGGAAATTACTTTCATACCCATTTTGAGGGTGAAGAAGCACACCAGCAGTTTTGTCAGGAGCATTTTGGTGATATTTATAAGACAAAGACCACAAAGGCTAGAGGGTTAGAAGTCGTTGGGAAATATGCTCCTTTTGAACTGGCCGATAAGATGATCGCAACAGCAGAAAAGGATCCTGCCATAAAAAGGCTCATTGATATGCCGGGAGAAAACGAGAAGATCATCACTGGCAAGCTCTTTGGAGTTTATCCATGGAAGATAAGGCTTGACAAATATATACCAGATACAAGGATGATCATTGACTGGAAAACCGTTGCAAATATTTGGGAAACCGCATGGAATCCTGAGTATGGTAAAAGAGTGACATTTGTTGAGAACTATGGCTATCTGATGAGAGCTGCAGTCTACATGGAGATTGAAAAGCAGTTTACCGGGAAAAATGTGGACCCGTATTTCATATTGGTGTGCCTTTCCAAACAGGATCCGCCAGACAAAGAGATTGTTTGCCTAAATCACAGGCAGCGGCTAGACCTTGAACTGGATAAGTTATATGAGCGTATTGGACATATCCAGCGTATCAAAAGCGGGGAGATCAAGCCGAAACGGTGCGGCGTATGTGATTATTGCAGAGGCACCAAGAGGATTACCGGTGCGATAGAATACTTCAAGCTGGAGCCGGGACATCGTGATCCAAGGGTTGAGGATTATGCGCTTAACGGATAG
- a CDS encoding recombinase RecT, protein MKVRINRMGNEVAKKERNITDMVLGRVSQLTSRGELITPADYSPENALKSAWLILQEVKDRNQNLALNTCSKESICNALLDMVVQGLSPAKKQCYFVPYGNQLQLSRSYMGTVAVAKRFSDVKDVFANCIYEGDLFEYEIDVNTGNRKIVKHTQSFENIDITKIRGAYAVVIRENADNFVEIMTMEQIRKAWGQGATKGNSGAHKNFTEEMAKKTVINRACKMFVNTSDDSAILTEAYNRTTESDYSKEDRLIYDTDAEVIVDVEDAKKIEEMNENIFAGTPFEDEPIEAGEDEERGETDEANQG, encoded by the coding sequence ATGAAAGTGAGGATAAATAGGATGGGAAATGAAGTTGCAAAAAAAGAGAGAAATATAACAGATATGGTTTTAGGCAGAGTAAGTCAGCTTACATCGAGAGGGGAACTGATTACTCCTGCAGACTATTCACCTGAAAATGCTTTAAAATCTGCATGGCTGATCCTTCAGGAAGTAAAGGACCGCAATCAGAATTTAGCATTAAATACATGCAGTAAAGAAAGCATTTGTAATGCACTCCTTGATATGGTAGTGCAGGGATTAAGTCCTGCAAAGAAGCAATGCTATTTCGTGCCATACGGCAATCAGCTCCAGTTAAGCCGAAGCTATATGGGTACTGTAGCTGTAGCCAAGAGATTCAGTGATGTAAAAGATGTATTTGCTAATTGCATTTATGAGGGAGACTTATTTGAATATGAGATTGATGTGAACACTGGGAACAGGAAGATCGTTAAGCACACTCAGTCTTTTGAGAATATAGACATTACTAAGATCAGGGGAGCCTATGCGGTAGTGATCCGGGAGAATGCAGATAACTTTGTTGAGATTATGACCATGGAGCAGATTAGAAAAGCATGGGGTCAGGGTGCGACAAAAGGAAACAGCGGAGCCCATAAGAATTTTACCGAGGAAATGGCCAAAAAGACTGTAATCAACAGAGCTTGCAAAATGTTTGTCAATACTTCCGATGACTCCGCTATTTTGACAGAGGCATACAACAGAACTACTGAGTCTGACTATTCAAAAGAAGACAGGCTTATATATGATACGGACGCGGAGGTGATCGTTGACGTTGAGGATGCCAAGAAGATAGAGGAAATGAACGAAAATATCTTTGCCGGAACTCCTTTTGAAGATGAGCCTATAGAAGCGGGCGAAGATGAAGAAAGGGGCGAAACTGATGAAGCTAACCAGGGATAA
- a CDS encoding DUF3846 domain-containing protein, translated as MKALRKRPGEAAEEIQIDNTLEALQKEVGGYIESVTIATDLVILCDEEGRLKGKAHNCNLLGVDFVGSIIVAGVNGDEFSDVPKGILELLFRKEKAPTEAATSDVSAFTNNQVKSTSDFGNCQE; from the coding sequence ATGAAAGCATTAAGAAAAAGACCAGGTGAAGCTGCAGAAGAAATTCAAATTGATAATACCCTAGAGGCTCTTCAAAAAGAAGTAGGCGGATATATTGAGTCAGTTACCATCGCAACTGATCTGGTAATCCTTTGTGATGAGGAAGGACGTTTAAAGGGAAAGGCGCATAACTGTAACCTACTTGGAGTGGATTTTGTGGGTAGCATCATAGTGGCAGGAGTTAACGGTGATGAATTTTCTGATGTTCCAAAAGGAATTTTAGAATTATTGTTTAGAAAAGAAAAAGCACCTACCGAGGCGGCAACCTCAGACGTAAGTGCATTTACAAATAATCAAGTTAAGAGTACATCAGATTTCGGGAATTGTCAAGAATGA
- a CDS encoding AbrB/MazE/SpoVT family DNA-binding domain-containing protein, translating into MKATGIVRRVDDLGRVVLPKELRRVLGIKEGDPLEIFVDNAGEIILKKYDTRREVSEKISDLIDYIEETQDAPDQEVLSLLKQANVVVGGKK; encoded by the coding sequence ATGAAAGCAACAGGAATCGTTAGAAGAGTGGATGATCTAGGCAGGGTGGTTTTGCCAAAGGAGCTTCGCAGGGTATTGGGAATCAAAGAAGGCGACCCGCTTGAAATATTCGTAGACAATGCTGGCGAGATTATTTTGAAAAAATATGATACCCGCCGGGAGGTAAGCGAGAAGATTTCAGACCTGATTGACTACATAGAGGAGACTCAGGATGCACCGGATCAGGAAGTTCTTAGTCTACTAAAACAGGCAAATGTAGTCGTAGGAGGTAAGAAGTAA
- a CDS encoding stage V sporulation protein S, protein MNTEILKVSSKSSPNAVAGALAAVVREGKPAEVQAIGAGAVNQAVKAVAIARGYVAPIGIDLVCVPGFRDIELDGEPRTAMVLYVGRR, encoded by the coding sequence ATGAACACAGAAATTTTAAAAGTATCATCAAAGTCGAGCCCCAACGCTGTGGCCGGAGCACTGGCGGCAGTAGTAAGAGAAGGTAAGCCAGCAGAGGTACAAGCTATTGGAGCAGGAGCGGTAAACCAGGCAGTAAAGGCCGTAGCCATTGCAAGAGGATATGTGGCGCCGATAGGTATAGACCTGGTATGTGTGCCGGGGTTTAGAGACATCGAACTTGATGGAGAGCCGCGGACGGCCATGGTGCTATATGTGGGGAGGAGGTAA
- a CDS encoding zinc ribbon-containing protein: MAKTGEKPGKGTYVCKTCGQVVVLDDNTDTLPPCPKCGGTTYRP, encoded by the coding sequence ATGGCAAAGACTGGAGAAAAACCCGGAAAAGGTACATATGTATGCAAAACATGTGGGCAGGTTGTAGTTCTTGATGATAATACAGATACTCTTCCTCCATGTCCAAAATGTGGTGGTACTACTTACAGGCCTTAA
- a CDS encoding helix-turn-helix domain-containing protein: protein MENTVFDSHETAVYLHIHYDTVIKSARRGEIPHFKVGRKLLFRKDSLDEFIRRQEEGASADLLAAQP, encoded by the coding sequence ATGGAAAACACAGTATTTGACAGCCACGAAACAGCAGTGTATTTACACATTCATTACGACACCGTGATTAAGAGCGCCCGCCGTGGCGAGATCCCGCACTTCAAGGTGGGAAGGAAGTTGCTGTTTAGAAAAGATAGTCTTGATGAATTTATCAGAAGGCAGGAAGAAGGTGCTTCGGCTGACCTACTAGCAGCACAGCCCTAA
- a CDS encoding helix-turn-helix transcriptional regulator — MGVTLKAARINVGLTQVKAANCLKISKDTLSNYERGVSYPDVPIIKRMEEVYKIKYDDIIFLPNNNG, encoded by the coding sequence ATGGGAGTGACCCTTAAAGCGGCTAGGATAAATGTTGGACTTACACAAGTCAAGGCCGCAAACTGTTTAAAGATCAGCAAGGATACGCTAAGCAACTATGAAAGGGGAGTATCATATCCTGATGTGCCCATTATTAAGCGCATGGAAGAAGTTTATAAGATAAAGTATGATGATATTATTTTTTTACCCAACAATAACGGTTAA
- a CDS encoding helix-turn-helix domain-containing protein → MSDLGNKEIFAKNLNYYMDLNGKARNDICNDLGFPYSTFTDWTNGNVYPRIDKIEMLANYFGVEKSDLIEDKSKLLDKEDELTQYLDELHKRPEMKMLFKVAKGATKEDVEKAVKIIEMFRNHSSDEDDI, encoded by the coding sequence ATGAGTGATTTAGGAAATAAAGAAATATTCGCTAAAAATCTAAACTATTATATGGATTTAAATGGCAAGGCAAGAAATGATATCTGCAACGATCTAGGATTCCCATATTCAACCTTCACAGATTGGACTAATGGCAATGTATACCCCCGCATTGATAAAATAGAAATGTTAGCAAACTATTTCGGCGTCGAAAAGTCCGATCTAATAGAAGATAAGTCGAAATTGCTAGATAAAGAAGACGAGCTCACCCAATATCTGGACGAGCTCCACAAGCGGCCAGAGATGAAGATGCTTTTCAAAGTGGCCAAGGGTGCAACAAAAGAAGACGTTGAAAAAGCGGTTAAGATTATAGAAATGTTTAGAAATCATAGTTCAGACGAAGATGATATTTAA
- a CDS encoding Abi family protein: protein MLNEGKTKEFKTIEEQLKILKERGLIIDDEEQALHILLTTNYYRLSAYSLTLRKSNHFYDEITLDNIVELYLFDDNFRSLIMQYTSFIEIAFRTYISYHHSEKYGPLGYILNDNFDNKLLHASFLKELDREISRSDDTFIDHHRKDLNSVYPFWVAIEVTTFGVLSKLFKNLHTDERTYISKKYYKVHREYVENWLQATVLARNISAHGSRFYNRKIRSCPVKLDKKMQGRFDSMSPFAFVFAIYKLLPSNKLRLAFKKELISLFKRYPFAQEKHMGFPENWIKLLEEQTIP from the coding sequence ATGTTAAACGAAGGAAAAACAAAAGAATTTAAAACAATTGAAGAACAATTGAAAATCTTAAAAGAACGAGGGCTTATCATAGATGATGAAGAGCAAGCCTTGCATATTCTGCTCACGACTAATTACTATCGACTAAGTGCATATTCGCTTACTTTACGAAAAAGTAATCATTTCTATGATGAAATTACCCTAGATAATATTGTTGAGCTATATTTATTTGATGATAACTTTCGAAGCTTAATCATGCAATACACATCTTTTATTGAAATTGCTTTTAGAACTTACATTTCATATCATCATTCGGAGAAATATGGTCCATTAGGATATATACTAAATGATAACTTTGATAATAAGCTTTTACATGCTTCTTTTCTGAAAGAATTAGATCGTGAAATATCACGGTCAGATGACACTTTTATAGACCATCATCGCAAAGATCTTAACAGCGTTTATCCCTTTTGGGTGGCAATAGAAGTGACGACCTTCGGTGTTTTATCTAAACTCTTTAAAAATTTACATACAGATGAGCGTACTTACATCTCAAAAAAGTATTATAAAGTTCACCGAGAATACGTTGAAAACTGGTTGCAAGCTACTGTGCTTGCAAGAAATATATCCGCACATGGTAGCAGATTTTATAATAGGAAAATACGTTCATGCCCCGTAAAGCTTGATAAGAAAATGCAAGGGAGGTTTGATTCTATGTCCCCATTTGCTTTTGTATTTGCCATATATAAGCTTTTACCCTCAAATAAGCTTCGTCTCGCTTTCAAGAAGGAGTTAATCTCGCTTTTTAAAAGATATCCTTTTGCACAAGAAAAGCATATGGGGTTCCCTGAGAACTGGATTAAGCTATTAGAAGAACAAACTATACCGTAA
- a CDS encoding tyrosine-type recombinase/integrase, whose translation MPGTYRKRGKDSYLLEVCIGADYTGKPIRYNKTVHCKSPREADKALAKFYTDCEAGNYAKESTLTISQLCDLYMKEHAKHSVKASTYSKYAVLIKNQIKPYIGKKKANKITVLQLQQWINDLYESGLSNKSVHCAFSLLRTIFTTVKKWQLISANPCEDVTLKPLRPAEADFYNRDEVFILIDKIMALSNDELTYKVAVMLDLFTGLRASEICGLKWEDIYWGEKSLTVERNRSYVHGFGVVEDSPKTKKSQRTISVPVLCINLLKEYQLYQKKEKIRLGSKWNNSGYVFVNEFGEPIFPRNINRWFPNFIKREGLRKITFHQLRHTHTSILDYLGVSEIQISKRLGHSQLSTTRNTYTHIFNNSDQEAAQKMDDYFSKLINQK comes from the coding sequence ATGCCAGGAACTTATAGAAAGAGAGGTAAAGATTCTTATCTTTTGGAAGTATGCATAGGCGCGGACTATACCGGTAAGCCAATCAGGTATAATAAAACGGTGCATTGCAAATCACCTAGGGAAGCAGATAAAGCACTCGCTAAATTTTATACCGATTGTGAGGCTGGCAACTATGCCAAAGAAAGTACGCTTACCATAAGTCAGCTTTGCGACCTTTACATGAAAGAGCATGCCAAGCACAGCGTAAAAGCATCCACTTATAGCAAGTATGCTGTACTAATTAAAAATCAGATCAAGCCATACATAGGAAAAAAGAAGGCAAATAAGATTACTGTGCTGCAGCTGCAGCAATGGATTAATGATCTGTATGAAAGCGGACTTTCTAACAAAAGTGTCCATTGTGCTTTTTCGCTTTTACGCACTATATTTACCACAGTGAAAAAATGGCAGCTTATATCTGCTAATCCCTGTGAAGATGTGACATTGAAGCCGCTGAGACCCGCAGAGGCCGATTTTTATAATAGGGATGAAGTATTTATTCTAATTGATAAAATCATGGCTCTCAGCAACGATGAACTGACCTACAAAGTAGCTGTCATGCTGGACCTGTTTACCGGCTTGAGAGCAAGTGAAATATGCGGATTAAAATGGGAAGACATTTACTGGGGTGAGAAAAGCCTGACTGTTGAAAGAAACAGATCTTATGTGCACGGATTTGGAGTTGTTGAAGATTCACCTAAAACTAAAAAAAGCCAGCGAACAATTTCTGTACCGGTATTATGTATAAATCTACTGAAAGAGTATCAATTGTACCAGAAGAAAGAAAAAATCAGACTGGGCTCAAAATGGAATAATTCAGGCTATGTTTTTGTCAATGAATTTGGGGAGCCAATTTTCCCGAGAAACATAAACAGATGGTTCCCAAATTTCATAAAGCGGGAAGGCCTTAGGAAAATTACCTTTCATCAACTAAGACATACTCACACATCTATCCTGGATTATCTGGGCGTAAGTGAAATACAAATCAGTAAAAGATTAGGACACAGTCAGCTATCCACGACCAGAAATACTTATACTCATATCTTCAATAATTCTGATCAGGAAGCCGCACAAAAGATGGATGATTATTTCTCAAAACTCATCAACCAAAAATAA
- a CDS encoding permease of phosphate ABC transporter: MKELLDCADRYMKKVDWKDRVLMQVALCSMGVMIGTSASDKAKKPVRFGAKFLFVTTCVPLAIKTASVFLEVKPECKKIY, translated from the coding sequence ATGAAAGAGTTATTGGATTGTGCAGATCGATATATGAAAAAAGTCGACTGGAAGGATAGGGTTCTGATGCAAGTAGCATTATGCTCTATGGGCGTGATGATTGGAACCTCTGCTTCCGATAAAGCGAAAAAACCGGTACGGTTTGGTGCTAAGTTTTTATTTGTTACAACCTGTGTCCCACTGGCAATTAAAACAGCTTCTGTATTTCTGGAAGTGAAGCCGGAATGTAAGAAGATCTATTGA
- the smpB gene encoding SsrA-binding protein SmpB, whose amino-acid sequence MKEKKIVANNKKARHEYFIEDVYEAGIVLTGTEIKSIRKGKINIKESYAKLEGGELVIYGMHISPYEQGNRFNVDPIRPRKLLLHKQEIRKLIGLTTLKGLTLVPLNVYINQQGRAKMELAVARGKKNYDKREDMAKKDADRKMQQAVRRESKTY is encoded by the coding sequence ATGAAAGAAAAAAAGATAGTTGCTAATAATAAGAAGGCAAGACATGAGTATTTTATAGAGGATGTTTATGAAGCCGGAATTGTTCTTACCGGAACAGAAATCAAATCGATTCGAAAGGGTAAGATCAATATTAAAGAGAGCTATGCGAAGCTTGAGGGTGGTGAGCTGGTCATTTATGGAATGCATATAAGCCCCTATGAACAGGGAAACCGATTTAATGTAGATCCGATCAGACCCAGAAAATTACTGCTCCATAAACAGGAAATACGCAAACTGATTGGGTTAACTACGCTAAAAGGGTTGACTTTGGTTCCCTTGAATGTGTATATCAATCAGCAGGGCAGAGCGAAGATGGAATTGGCTGTGGCCAGAGGAAAGAAAAACTATGATAAGCGGGAAGATATGGCCAAAAAAGACGCAGATCGAAAAATGCAGCAGGCTGTCAGGCGGGAATCTAAAACGTATTAG
- the lepB gene encoding signal peptidase I — MKGFIKEIVIAVIIAFVIMQFIKPTIVKESSMQPTLYENNYILLNKQAYHFGEPKRGDIIVFHTGLKLENGKEKMLIKRVIGLPGETITIKEGNVYINDKMLDQSFTKDGYTDGDIENLKIPEGELFVMGDNRLVSIDSRLAEVGCVKIDDVLGKAFVRLYPFNEIRTF; from the coding sequence ATGAAAGGATTCATTAAGGAAATAGTAATAGCGGTCATCATCGCATTTGTCATCATGCAGTTCATCAAACCGACCATCGTAAAGGAGTCGTCCATGCAGCCTACCCTGTATGAAAATAACTATATTTTATTAAATAAGCAGGCCTATCATTTCGGAGAGCCGAAAAGAGGGGACATTATTGTATTCCATACGGGGTTAAAGCTGGAAAACGGTAAAGAAAAAATGCTGATCAAAAGAGTCATCGGACTGCCCGGAGAGACTATTACCATTAAAGAAGGCAATGTTTATATTAATGATAAAATGTTAGATCAAAGTTTTACCAAAGATGGATATACAGACGGAGACATTGAAAATCTGAAGATTCCAGAGGGTGAGCTCTTTGTGATGGGAGATAACCGGCTCGTAAGTATTGACAGCAGGCTGGCCGAAGTAGGATGTGTAAAGATTGATGACGTGCTGGGGAAGGCTTTTGTAAGGCTGTATCCGTTCAATGAAATAAGAACGTTTTAA